A genomic stretch from Seriola aureovittata isolate HTS-2021-v1 ecotype China chromosome 13, ASM2101889v1, whole genome shotgun sequence includes:
- the slc25a47b gene encoding solute carrier family 25 member 47-B isoform X1: protein MQQNRRIMDFIAGSAGGAFGVMVGYPFDTVKVNIQTQNMYRGIWHCVQSTYKNQGVYGFYKGMTMPVIAVSLSFSLAFGTYRNVLQYLCKLRHGTPEARPATCDLFLSGLTGGVAQVLLVSPADMVKVRLQCQRVAFSKLTAEALKPKYHGPIHCLLTIAREEGALGLYKGAQALALRDGPFFATFLTSYHIICEQLTPPGLTEPEWKVVLLAGGLSGMCGWCVSTPMDLIKARLQMDWIGQRRYRGFLHCITDSVRSEGPGVFFRGLSLNCMRAVPVNMAVLSSYEIVMRLLKQTN from the exons ATGCAGCAAAACAGAAGAATAATGGACTTTATTGCTGGATCTGCAGGAG GGGCATTTGGTGTGATGGTTGGCTACCCTTTTGACACTGTTAAG GTGAACATTCAAACCCAAAACATGTACAGAGGAATTTGGCATTGTGTCCAGTCGACATACAAAAACCAGGGG GTGTATGGTTTCTACAAGGGCATGACGATGCCAGTCATAGCTGTGTCCCTCAGCTTCTCTTTGGCGTTTGGCACCTACAGGAATGTCCTGCAGTATCTCTGTAAATTACGGCATGGGACACCCGAGGCCCGGCCTGCCACATGtgatctctttctctcaggTCTGACTGGAGGAGTTGCACag GTTTTACTGGTGTCCCCAGCTGACATGGTGAAGGTGCGTCTGCAGTGTCAGAGGGTTGCGTTTTCGAAATTGACAGCAGAAGCCCTGAAACCAAAATACCATGGCCCCATCCACTGTCTGCTGACCATCGCCCGTGAAGAAGGAGCTCTGGGCCTCTACAAGGGAGCCCAGGCTCTGGCACTAAGAGACGGACCCTTCTTTGCCACCTTCCTCACTAGTTATCATATCATCTGTGAACAGCTGACACCTCCAGGACTGACTGAACCAG AGTGGAAAGTGGTGCTTCTGGCAGGAGGTCTGTCAGGGATGTGTGGCTGGTGTGTTAGCACGCCAATGGATCTGATCAAAGCTCGTCTCCAGATGGACTGGATTGGGCAGCGGAGGTACCGAGGCTTTTTGCACTGTATCACAGACAGCGTCCGCTCTGAGGGTCCTGGTGTCTTCTTCAGGGGTCTGAGTCTCAACTGCATGCGAGCCGTCCCTGTCAACATGGCAGTCCTCTCCTCGTATGAGATAGTGATGCGCctgctcaaacaaacaaattga
- the slc25a47b gene encoding solute carrier family 25 member 47-B isoform X2, with amino-acid sequence MVGYPFDTVKVNIQTQNMYRGIWHCVQSTYKNQGVYGFYKGMTMPVIAVSLSFSLAFGTYRNVLQYLCKLRHGTPEARPATCDLFLSGLTGGVAQVLLVSPADMVKVRLQCQRVAFSKLTAEALKPKYHGPIHCLLTIAREEGALGLYKGAQALALRDGPFFATFLTSYHIICEQLTPPGLTEPEWKVVLLAGGLSGMCGWCVSTPMDLIKARLQMDWIGQRRYRGFLHCITDSVRSEGPGVFFRGLSLNCMRAVPVNMAVLSSYEIVMRLLKQTN; translated from the exons ATGGTTGGCTACCCTTTTGACACTGTTAAG GTGAACATTCAAACCCAAAACATGTACAGAGGAATTTGGCATTGTGTCCAGTCGACATACAAAAACCAGGGG GTGTATGGTTTCTACAAGGGCATGACGATGCCAGTCATAGCTGTGTCCCTCAGCTTCTCTTTGGCGTTTGGCACCTACAGGAATGTCCTGCAGTATCTCTGTAAATTACGGCATGGGACACCCGAGGCCCGGCCTGCCACATGtgatctctttctctcaggTCTGACTGGAGGAGTTGCACag GTTTTACTGGTGTCCCCAGCTGACATGGTGAAGGTGCGTCTGCAGTGTCAGAGGGTTGCGTTTTCGAAATTGACAGCAGAAGCCCTGAAACCAAAATACCATGGCCCCATCCACTGTCTGCTGACCATCGCCCGTGAAGAAGGAGCTCTGGGCCTCTACAAGGGAGCCCAGGCTCTGGCACTAAGAGACGGACCCTTCTTTGCCACCTTCCTCACTAGTTATCATATCATCTGTGAACAGCTGACACCTCCAGGACTGACTGAACCAG AGTGGAAAGTGGTGCTTCTGGCAGGAGGTCTGTCAGGGATGTGTGGCTGGTGTGTTAGCACGCCAATGGATCTGATCAAAGCTCGTCTCCAGATGGACTGGATTGGGCAGCGGAGGTACCGAGGCTTTTTGCACTGTATCACAGACAGCGTCCGCTCTGAGGGTCCTGGTGTCTTCTTCAGGGGTCTGAGTCTCAACTGCATGCGAGCCGTCCCTGTCAACATGGCAGTCCTCTCCTCGTATGAGATAGTGATGCGCctgctcaaacaaacaaattga
- the LOC130180639 gene encoding tryptophan--tRNA ligase, cytoplasmic-like isoform X2 codes for MTDCQGDGEGANSPMELYEKLNAQGDKVRVLKTAKAEKAEIDAAVQLLLKLKVDYKQMTGQDYKAGSPPSENSVVPNNGPAADDAKDEDTVDPWNVSTTSAKGVDYDKLIVRFGSSKIEKELVDRIEKVSGQKPHRFLRRGIFFSHRDMHQVLDACEKQKSFYLYTGRGPSSEAMHVGHLIPFIFTKWLQDVFDIPLVIQMTDDEKYLWKDLTIEDCHHFAVENAKDIIACGFDVNKTFIFSDLDYMGACPEFYRNVVKIQKHVTFNQVKGIFGFTDSDCIGKISFPAIQAAPSFSNSFPQIFGGRKDIQCLIPCAIDQDPYFRMTRDVAPRIGYPKPALLHSTFFPALQGAQTKMSASDANSSIFLTDTPKQIKNKVNKHAFSGGKDTVEEHRKYGGNPDVDVAFMYLTFFLEDDEQLEKIRQDYSSGALLTGELKKILIETLQPMITQHQERRKQVTDETVKQFMTPRPLNFKL; via the exons ATGACAGACTGTCAGGGTGACGGCGAAGGAGCGAATAGTCCAATGGAGCTGTATGAAAAACTGAACGCTCAAGGAGATAAAGTCAGAGTCTTGAAGACAGCTAAAGCTGAGAAA GCTGAAATTGATGCTGCTGTCCAGTTGCTGCTGAAGTTGAAAGTGGACTACAAACAGATGACAGGTCAGGACTACAAAGCAGGAAGTCCCCCCTCAGAAAACTCTGTTGTCCCCAACAATGGGCCAGCAGCAGATGATGCAAAGGATGAAGACACAGTTGATCCATGGAACGTCTCCACCACCAGTGCCAAGGGGGTAGACTACGACAAACTCATAG TGAGGTTTGGCAGCAGTAAAATCGAAAAGGAGCTGGTGGACAGAATAGAAAAAGTCTCGGGACAGAAACCTCACCGCTTTCTGAGAAGAGGAATCTTCTTTTCACACAG aGATATGCATCAGGTGCTTGATGCATGTGAGAAGCAAAAGTCCTTCTACCTTTACACTGGCAGAGGTCCGTCCTCTGAAGCCATGCACGTTGGTCACCTCATCCCCTTCATCTTCACCAA GTGGCTTCAGGATGTATTTGACATCCCCCTGGTGATCCAgatgactgatgatgaaaagTATCTGTGGAAGGATCTAACAATAGAAGACTGCCACCATTTCGCTGTGGAAAATGCCAAGGACATCATCGCGTGTGGTTTTGATGTCAACAAGACTTTCATCTTCTCTGACCTTGACTACATGGG AGCATGTCCTGAATTCTACAGGAATGTGGTTAAGATCCAGAAGCATGTCACATTTAACCAGGTCAAAGGCATCTTTGGCTTCACAGACAGTGACTGCATTG GAAAGATCAGCTTCCCAGCCATCCAGGCAGCTCCGTCCTTCAGTAACTCTTTTCCACAGATCTTTGGAGGCAGGAAGGACATACAGTGTCTGATCCCCTGCGCCATAGACCAG GACCCTTACTTCAGGATGACCCGTGATGTAGCTCCAAGGATCGGCTATCCCAAACCAGCACTGCTGCACTCCACCTTCTTCCCCGCCTTGCAGGGGGCGCAGACCAAGATGAGCGCCAGTGACGCCaactcctccatcttcctcacGGACACACCCAAACAGATCAAAAACAAG GTCAACAAACATGCATTTTCGGGGGGGAAAGACACAGTAGAAGAGCACAGGAAGTACGGTGGAAACCCAGACGTAGACGTCGCCTTCATGTACTTGACCTTCTTCCTGGAGGACGATGAGCAGCTGGAGAAGATCAGACAG gactATTCAAGTGGAGCTCTGCTAACAGGAGAATTGAAGAAGATTTTGATTGAGACTCTGCAGCCGATGATCACTCAGCATCAAGAGAGACGCAAACAAGTTACAGATGAGACAGTAAAGCAGTTCATGACTCCAAGACCTTTGAATTTTAAGTTGTAG
- the LOC130180639 gene encoding tryptophan--tRNA ligase, cytoplasmic-like isoform X1 codes for MFRGKNLIRILPQADASCQSSVQSIIRVKKMTDCQGDGEGANSPMELYEKLNAQGDKVRVLKTAKAEKAEIDAAVQLLLKLKVDYKQMTGQDYKAGSPPSENSVVPNNGPAADDAKDEDTVDPWNVSTTSAKGVDYDKLIVRFGSSKIEKELVDRIEKVSGQKPHRFLRRGIFFSHRDMHQVLDACEKQKSFYLYTGRGPSSEAMHVGHLIPFIFTKWLQDVFDIPLVIQMTDDEKYLWKDLTIEDCHHFAVENAKDIIACGFDVNKTFIFSDLDYMGACPEFYRNVVKIQKHVTFNQVKGIFGFTDSDCIGKISFPAIQAAPSFSNSFPQIFGGRKDIQCLIPCAIDQDPYFRMTRDVAPRIGYPKPALLHSTFFPALQGAQTKMSASDANSSIFLTDTPKQIKNKVNKHAFSGGKDTVEEHRKYGGNPDVDVAFMYLTFFLEDDEQLEKIRQDYSSGALLTGELKKILIETLQPMITQHQERRKQVTDETVKQFMTPRPLNFKL; via the exons ATGTTTCGAGGGAAGAATTTGATCCGAATCCTACCTCAAGCTGATGCAAGCTGTCAGTCTTCTGTGCAGAGTATCATACG TGTGAAGAAGATGACAGACTGTCAGGGTGACGGCGAAGGAGCGAATAGTCCAATGGAGCTGTATGAAAAACTGAACGCTCAAGGAGATAAAGTCAGAGTCTTGAAGACAGCTAAAGCTGAGAAA GCTGAAATTGATGCTGCTGTCCAGTTGCTGCTGAAGTTGAAAGTGGACTACAAACAGATGACAGGTCAGGACTACAAAGCAGGAAGTCCCCCCTCAGAAAACTCTGTTGTCCCCAACAATGGGCCAGCAGCAGATGATGCAAAGGATGAAGACACAGTTGATCCATGGAACGTCTCCACCACCAGTGCCAAGGGGGTAGACTACGACAAACTCATAG TGAGGTTTGGCAGCAGTAAAATCGAAAAGGAGCTGGTGGACAGAATAGAAAAAGTCTCGGGACAGAAACCTCACCGCTTTCTGAGAAGAGGAATCTTCTTTTCACACAG aGATATGCATCAGGTGCTTGATGCATGTGAGAAGCAAAAGTCCTTCTACCTTTACACTGGCAGAGGTCCGTCCTCTGAAGCCATGCACGTTGGTCACCTCATCCCCTTCATCTTCACCAA GTGGCTTCAGGATGTATTTGACATCCCCCTGGTGATCCAgatgactgatgatgaaaagTATCTGTGGAAGGATCTAACAATAGAAGACTGCCACCATTTCGCTGTGGAAAATGCCAAGGACATCATCGCGTGTGGTTTTGATGTCAACAAGACTTTCATCTTCTCTGACCTTGACTACATGGG AGCATGTCCTGAATTCTACAGGAATGTGGTTAAGATCCAGAAGCATGTCACATTTAACCAGGTCAAAGGCATCTTTGGCTTCACAGACAGTGACTGCATTG GAAAGATCAGCTTCCCAGCCATCCAGGCAGCTCCGTCCTTCAGTAACTCTTTTCCACAGATCTTTGGAGGCAGGAAGGACATACAGTGTCTGATCCCCTGCGCCATAGACCAG GACCCTTACTTCAGGATGACCCGTGATGTAGCTCCAAGGATCGGCTATCCCAAACCAGCACTGCTGCACTCCACCTTCTTCCCCGCCTTGCAGGGGGCGCAGACCAAGATGAGCGCCAGTGACGCCaactcctccatcttcctcacGGACACACCCAAACAGATCAAAAACAAG GTCAACAAACATGCATTTTCGGGGGGGAAAGACACAGTAGAAGAGCACAGGAAGTACGGTGGAAACCCAGACGTAGACGTCGCCTTCATGTACTTGACCTTCTTCCTGGAGGACGATGAGCAGCTGGAGAAGATCAGACAG gactATTCAAGTGGAGCTCTGCTAACAGGAGAATTGAAGAAGATTTTGATTGAGACTCTGCAGCCGATGATCACTCAGCATCAAGAGAGACGCAAACAAGTTACAGATGAGACAGTAAAGCAGTTCATGACTCCAAGACCTTTGAATTTTAAGTTGTAG